A region of the Hydra vulgaris chromosome 12, alternate assembly HydraT2T_AEP genome:
tagtaattataaatatatatataagcattaaatatttattataataatttttaaattaaatatgaaattatattactataagttactatttgtttaataaacttcTGAGACactaaaaatagttaatttaagttaatttaaatttatggcaataaatatgttaaattgcTTTGTTTTACATCATATCAGTCTAATAGATCTCTGCTCTTTTTTCTTATGTTAATacctttcaaaatatttatttagatgagGGTCAAGAAAGATTTATGGTTGAAAAAAGTTCACTCGATGAACCAAAAGTAAAAGAGCTCTGTGAagtaatataaatgttatttatataaatccctttatagtattttttacatatatacatacatacacacatacatacaggAGTGTACCCTTCTGTTTTTTCCTGGTTGTCCTGTGGGCGACTGAagtagtatttatttttcatttgagTCGTCTGCTATTATAATCAGTAGTCtgatataacagtttttttaaatattttttctcagctgaaaatactaaagaaaaaaaatttaaacgtctaactattaaaatatgtctaataagaaatttaataattttaattaaaagtaattaatttaaaaaaatgaaaagtttttacctgttaaaatatattgttgagtgtatatatatatatatatatatatatatatatatatatatatatatatatatatatatatatatatatatgtatatgtatatatatatatgtatatatatatatatatatatatatatatatatatatatatatatatatatatatatatatatatatatagaatatatatatatatatagaatatatatatatatgtagaatatatatatatatatagaatatatataatatatatatatatatatatattatatatatatagaatatatatatatatatatatatatatatatatatatatatatatatatatatatatatatatatatatatatatgtatgtatatatatatatatatatatcaattctTAGGATGTGGATTGGCATTAGTTAATTCCAACTGCCAATTTGGAAGGTTATTTATTAACAGCTCTTGGATATAAGAAAAATGAGGTCCTCAAACTGTTTGAGGCATCAAGTcggcaaaataaattttacgcaaaggggttaccataaaacatagagaCAAGGTTGGAGATTTTTGCTGGCGGCAAACACGtttaggttggcagttaggttggcattgccaaatgctaACCCCAATTCCAAgatctttatttataatatatacatgttatatatatatatatatatatatatatatatatatatatatatatatatatatatatatatatatatatatatatatatatatatatatatatatatacatatagggTGGCcattaaaacatcttttttttttgaatgtctGCTCTCACTTTCAAaatatgttctatataataaaataatactagaaCCTAAAAATTTTTGGCTCAAGATCCTTAAACATAAAATGGATCcctataattttcaaaaaaagttctttgagaGTACATTGTATTGgttctcaaaagaagcgaagttataaaaatttcaaaaataatcatagttttattacaaaattataattttaggtTTCACTTTTTAGAAGatgacattttttaactaaaaattaagcATATGCATTTTTCCAAAAAAGCgttttataataattctttttttttaaatgttttttataaaataatgattatttttaaaaattttatataatttggaGACCCaacataatatacttttaaagaacttttatatatatatatatatatatatatatatatatatacatatatatatatatatatatatatatgtatcttgagctaaaatattttttttcgaaatttctttaatttcagtATTGTTTTACCACATAGAGCACATTTAGAGGGTGAGAgcagacattttaaaaaaggttgttttgaccaccctaatatatatatatatatatatatatatatatatatatatatatatatatatatatatatatacatacaaggACTAACCCAGACCTGTTTTAGTACCGCTGGAGCGGTATGGGCGCCCAAAAAAAAAGtgccaaaaaattattttctattttttaatttttcttctgctttttttttattaaaaatagaaaaaaaaatttaaagttttaaatgcagtagtatataaataatttttagtttatagatacttcattttttctattggtcaataaatgaattaaaaagaaatagcttttttatgtaattactTGATGTAACTGTTCTTCGGTTACTAactgaacattattttttttaaaatgaaagtcgttaagaaacttaattttaaaaacttgttgcaaaattttataacaatggaatgtataaaaaatctatttaaagtaaagttaacttttgttttttggcaattaaaagtaaactgcttttgataataaatgaGCAAAAGCTAATAACTatcacacaaatttattttttacatgaatgAACTTTTGATCTTGAGCTTTACGTgaggaaaatgaaaaaacaatatgtaaactttttcagaaagatttgtttcttttctttttgacttttaaaataataaaaaaaacaattacaaaaacttaataaaagtttattaagatctgtttaaaataacacatagtaaatgtaacttaataaactttttcttattcttaatgattaaaaagtattatacatttttaaaatacaatatgtgttttaaaatatgttttttaatcaaaaaagtataacattttgtaaattatgtttacctTAATTATCGCttctttaattatctttaatttaaaaggtgccttaaaattactttaaaaataattatcctttagtaaaagttaaataaacagatttgctaatatttaaatcaaaattttaaaattaaaataatagtcaGGGTTAGGGCATTTTGCATCAGGGAGTTGACATTTTAGCTGATACCCTCCTTTCTCCATGGGGCaactaatatttgattttgttgCCTTATACCTTAATTGCTTTGAGGAAATAATATAACAGTATCTTCTTAAAATGTCACTATTTGAGGGCAACTGGTATTTAGGAAGCTCTAAAATgagtttgtttaaaagattttttttccatatcttaaattttttttttagcagatGCATAAATGGTGCGCCACTTTatgatttaaaacataaaataatggtttttattaattctagACATTAATTGATTGGATCAATGATGTTTTGGCAAGTGAAAGAATTGTGGTGAAGAGTCTTGAAGAAGATTTAAATGATGGGCAAATTTTAGCAATGCTTGTTGGTATGATGTTGAGAATGTTTAgtgttttgaatttaaatttagtttttatgacaaacagatattttttgctataatataaatatttaacagatttttttgttcactatcaaattcaaatatttttagaaaaattggcTAATATTGATCTTGGATCATTGACAGAAGTAACACAGGCTGTGGATATGCAGAAGCAAAAACTCAGTCAACTACTTGATgaaattaacaaacttttagcTTTGCCTTTAATAGGATCACAATCTTGGAATGTTGAACTTATTCACGCAAAACATCTACCTGCTATATTGCACTTGCTTGTGCAACTAGCAAGACAATATAATTGTCCATATAAGCTGCCAAACAATGTTATAATCCAAGTTGTGGTTGTTCaagtaagtaaaaaacttttaattttttttctgtatatttaacaactctttatttgttttgatcAAATAAAGAATATGATCAAAGTATGTGATTACATCATTGTTTTATATAGCACATTAAGGGTTTTAATATACTTATAAGGCCATTTTCGGTTGTTATCGGCAACCTTTAGGAAAATGTAAACTCTAATAAAACTTGTGTAAGAGTAGGAGAAGCTTGTTAACTTTGAGagtattacaataaaaatactcagttCAGGTCTGCAAAACAGGTATGACCCTACATAATCTATAAATTCTGTATGGATGTTTTATGTTTTGGTTTACATGAGCTTTTtggcaaaaagaaaaaaaatttaagttgaatttttcaagttttttgtttacatttttttaaataaaacaaaatacggTTGtgcaaatcaaatttcaaaatttacgagtttaatcaaaaaagtataataaagaaGTCCAACCAAATGAAGTGTTGTGGGAATATGCATGCTAATTGTGTTTTATTagcaaaattttcataaaaaacttttgttgtataaataaaaaaaataagtgaacATGGATCTACcatgtttttaaactaaacaagCTAATTTTAGCCTAATAGCTATTAAAAATTGTGTTTGCAAAACTTACAAAGCGAGGTTATGATAAATGATTTGAATGAAGTTTCTTGAATCCATCAGCTACttgccattttttatataaattagaaaaaattttaaagcgcaaaaaaaattaaaagtagtttattaataaaattagtctaataatttcattattgACCTCAtgaatactttgaaaataactttcattttgaaattcactcctttttacttcttttcctaattcatataatttgcaatcttttaagtcgctTGTtattcatcttttctcttccaataacttccaactctaatagtggttgcttgcagcctcaaggtatttttttaaaaagccatATTTAAGATTAGTAACAAgcatgttttgtttatttaagataCCTTACCAAATAAAGAATAGGATGGTtcttaacattatttgaaaaaagtttgcACCCATATCCTAAATGTGTTCTGTATAATaaaatactagttttaaaatattaacatatgCTTCAAAGATACAACTGaaaagtatttactttataCTTTGATACAGTGATTCAAACCATCCATTGAAACtaattatacatacatatacaatatatatatatatatatatatatatatatatatatatatatatatatatatatatatatatatatatatatatatatatatatatatatatatatatatatatatacagtgctggCAAAAAATCTTGCAACAAGGCACAATTTTACACAAATCTATGTTTCCATGCCAGTAGGCTCAGTgttattatcttatatttttgtctttaggtataaatatatttataaagacaaTTTTGTATCTTAAACGGTTAATTCAGTGAAAATCATGAATTCAACGTCTTGCTAAAAGTGGTATGTCTCATGCAGACATTGCAACAATTTACATGGTTGAATGCACTACAATTTGGCGTGTTGTAAAGCAGGTTATCCCCCTGTCTCCTAAAAAGAGGTCTGGACGTCCTAGAGTCACTTCACAGCGTACTGACCTCAGGATGGTAACAATGGTCAAGATGAATCCTTCAATAACCTCTGGTGACCTACAGAACAGCATACCAACACTTTCTAATGTCTCAAAGCACACAATCCGTCACAGACTTTCTGCGGAATTAAACTTACCTGCACAAAGCCCATTTAAGAAGCCATTAGTAACtgaaaaaatgagaaaaaagcGCATTGAGTTCTGCAAGAAGCATCAAGATTGGACAGAAGAGCAGTGGACACAGGTGATGTTCAGTGATGAGTCCATGTTTCGTCAGTTCTCTGATGTTAAGCTTTTTGTTTGTTGACCTACTAGTTCTAATTCTACCAATCCTAAATACACATGCAAAACTGTGAAGCATTCACCTTCTGTAATGGTGTGGCGTTGTTTTTCTGCTCAAGGCCTCGGAGATTTATACTTTTTGCCCAAAGGAGAAACTATGAATGCAAAAAAGTACCTCAACGTTTTGGATGAATCTCTAATCAATTTCATGATTATTCATCAGTGCACAATTTTTCAACATGATTCAGCACCATGCCACACTGCGAAGTCTGTGAAGCAGTGGCTTGATTGGCCTGGAAATTCTCCAGATCTCAACCCAATTGAAAATCTTTGGATGTTAATCAATAAGCGTGTATCTGCTAAGAACTGCAGTTCATTAGATGGTTTAAAAAATGCTATTCGTCATGTATGGTGTACAGAAATTACATCAGGACTATGTGAAAATCTTGCCAAATCCATGCCCAAACGAATTAGTGCTGtgttaaaaaacaagatatcCTACCAAATATTAATAGTACATCTGTTTAAAATGATTatacaatgtaataaaaataattgaacttgTTTTTGgtgaaaatataatatttttggaaGTATTATTGTTTTCGGAAGTAATTATGAAAAGTAATTATGATGTCGCAAGACTTTTTGCATTTGTGTACTCATTGCAAACATTGATTTGTGTAAAATTGTGCCTTGTTGCAAGACTTTTTGCAACAAGGCacaattttgatatatttatactatactatactatactatactacactatacatacatacatacatactataACCTGTTTAGAACGCTATATAAGATAAGCAAAACTAGTAAGCATATGCTTACTAGTTTTGCTAATCTTTATAACACACagctttttcagaaaaataagaaaaaaatgaagaataatgaataaaaGTATGCTGCCCCATGCCTAACTCTCAGTCGATAAAGCTGCGCTCCTTTGCAGTAGCAAGCTATAAtacagtcaatgtatgtactgaagcccccagcattatataaattatactttgTATTTCATAGAAGCGAGATGGTATATTGCGAAGTAAAACTGTGAATGAAGATATTACAGGCAACTAcaagtattttaataatttagtattatttttatatgtcaCAGAcatggttatttaaaaataaattgttctgTTTTAGTGACCGAGAACAAAGAACAGGTAAGGAAAATTAGAATCATAagggtttgtttttttttgtaagagaagtaaataaattaaataataataaaaataatgtacgggtctaattgtttttattagatatgtttttataaaacatatatatataagaaaaaggaataaaagtttatttttataagcaatatataaaagttttttttataagtaatgtttaaaagtttatttttagagCGAGATGCTTTTGACACTTTATTCGATCATGCACCTGAAAAATTAGCTGttgtaaaaaaggtttttaacagattttttcaaaattcttgtttatgataacataatttattatgatatacatttattatgATATACTTTGTTTAtgatatacataatttataaatttaattattaatttatatataattatataatatattatacattgtTATGCAATTCATGTAATATGACATTCGAAACAGGGATGAATAAGATTTGTATTTGAGGTAGTACTAAGAATATTAGTACTAAGAATATGATGAGCATGATCAAATTGCAACCTTAACAAATGCTAACTTTGCAATGAATTGTGGTTTCCATAAGAGTGAATAATCCAGTGAAGGCGTTAAGAAAAAAATCCAAGAAAACATAGAGTAGAGGATGCAATAAGTGTGTTGCCATTCATCAATTTAGTGATATCAACAATATTGGAATATTTGTAAGCAGTAACTGAGTTTGGTTTGGGTTGAAATTCACCAGCCACTACAAACTCCAAGCCGTCACAAAAGAAAGATTAGACTGTTTctactaagcaataaaaataaagatcgaCACTGTTTCTactaagcaataaaaagtaatgacttTTTGTCAAAACTTGAGTAAACAGATGAAGTAAACTTGagtaaacaaataaagtaaacaaataaagtaaacttGAGTAAACAGAAAAAcagtaaacagattctatctgttgaccagccttgcaccccttcttcatctattaggctggtgcaggtgtatttataatatattgtttccagtttaggatgttgaatgccggatcttcttgactcaatgcatgggttttgcttgtgtctctgtttttatgactaggccactcattctattatctcctaatgagggtacagctttaaaactcagttttatggttctgaggctagctggtagtcaggtttcccgaactctgtggtagctctcagagaggctgattccatcaacagttgtaaaatattagagtattaacagtgccatgttgcgcatgaaTGGTATCCTTGTTCATACTTTTGTTGTGCGTTGTTGAGGCCACATTTGgtgccctttgttacggcttaggctttattaatagtaatgaggcaattgattggactattaaatagtgtactgagttcTATCTAAGCTTTGAGTTCTTTGACAAATTTAAgaatgactaaagtaccaaaaactataaaacacaaaaaaccattgtcatcaccaagttcttcaaatctatcattcaataatattcgtggtctttaaagtaacttttcatctgttgagtcttatcttttgcaaagttcaccagacctacttgctctgtATGAGACTAACTTGAGTTTAGCTGTCGTTTCTTGCAATCTTAGTGtcgatggttatcttccttcaattcgtaaagactccaatagtcacgtgcttggcctgggcatttacatttgcaagagttcacccatttgtcgggaaacttgatttgaaattgtctattcttttatgtgcttctgtttagcaccacttcactctaccgtctttctctttgttctttctTTATCTCTCCTTTATCTCAAAACTGCACTCTTTTCGATGTTATTTCTAATCATATTGACCAAGTCCTCTCCCTTTATTCATCAGCCAATAtcattgttgttggtgactttaatgctcatcacactgaatggcttggctctagtgtcagtgactttGCAAGAGTTAAGGCCCCACCTTTTGgcttctcaatctctaactcaaatagtcaaatttccaactcgctttcctgacaaaccaaatcatttaccttctatacttgacttatgtcttgtttttgatcctagtcagtgctcagtttctccccattcacccttaggtgcttctgatcacggtttgacctctctaaaactattatattattcttcttcatcatcagaatccccctatcattgtaccttttacaactaccttaaagctgactgggacttattcagtgattttctttgtgacggCCCTtcggtagaaatctttcgttttcctgctgacaaatgtgatttgtacataacttcgtggattcaggctagcttggaatcttttattccctctcaacgattccaagtcaagcctcactcttctccatggttttcctcacattgtgcttctgcaatttccaatcaaaaccattacttccatatctatcaccaaaacaattctccagaaaacagacatctttttactatttctagaaactattgtaaaaaggttttgtctaatcccaaagcccactattctcaggtcataaaatcttgttcagaagtcacgagagcctagcaaaagttaggctctcgtgacttctggagaatcttcaacagtatcaataataagggaaaatctgttgttttacttttcttgtatggttcagattttgtcaacTTAACTAAAGACAAAGTTGagttgtttgctaagaacttttcatcaatatcacctcttgattccactagttgcgttctacctgatatagccgacaaacaggttgatccaatACTTggcattcgtatcactccagcttctgaatcaaagtgatttcctgcttagacttttCTACAGCTTGTTGTCCAGACAACGTACCTGTTACAGTCTTGCAGAAGTATTCTccagagctgtcgtctatactctcaaaactattcaacaagtgcttatcagagtcttgttttccagcctgctggaaagcggcatctgttatccctatctTTGCTTGCAGTTTGCTGTgtttgcttgcagctttgttggaagcaATAATGTTAAGAAGCAAGGATCTAGGGATGGAACCCTTTAGTatcccagaagttactggaaatgaagattTAGTCTTTTGGACGACTTACTTTGGACAGAAAGAATTAGTTTAGTTATTTCAAAAGcttttccagatacaccatatgaagtGAGCTTATGGAA
Encoded here:
- the LOC100197972 gene encoding alpha-parvin isoform X2; the protein is MATTPTSQTGKVSSSTLLPPTTPQRTSTLDKKKSGIIGTLTRRSAKSKKEVAELEEQGRNAIEGPSSPNQEISPDSFFLDEGQERFMVEKSSLDEPKVKELCETLIDWINDVLASERIVVKSLEEDLNDGQILAMLVEKLANIDLGSLTEVTQAVDMQKQKLSQLLDEINKLLALPLIGSQSWNVELIHAKHLPAILHLLVQLARQYNCPYKLPNNVIIQVVVVQKRDGILRSKTVNEDITGNYNDREQRTERDAFDTLFDHAPEKLAVVKKSLQGFVNKHLSKLDLQIQNLDTQFNDGVNFILLIGLLEGYFVPLYQFHMTPQSSHQKVHNVQFSLQLIEDAGLQKPRVLPNDIVDGDLKSTLRVLYTLFTKYKNYK